The sequence TCAGGTAACGCATCTTAAAATCGCTTATATCGCTATTTTCGATTACGAGTAAGCCGTCGCCACCAACCCCACGATGACGGTTGCAAACAATTTTGGCAAAATCGGAATAAGAGAAAAGATAACGCCTGTCCCGATTATCAATAAGAACAAAATCGTTTCCTGCACCTTCAATTTTAGTGAAATCAACTACAATATTTTTATTAAAATTATTCAATTACTCTGAATCGTAACATATCAATGAATGAACATCGTATTTGTCTAACAATTTTCTCCCATTCAAAAACGAAAGTTCGATTAGGAAAGAAATACCTGCAATCCTGCCGCCTAACTTCTCAATTAATTTACAAGCAGCGTTGATTGTGCCGCCAGTAGCTAAAAGGTCGTCGTGCAACAAAATGTTTTCACCGGGAAGGATTGCATCTTTGTGTATCTCAATTGCATCTGTTCCATATTCAAGCTGGTATTCTTCGCGAATAGTTTCTG is a genomic window of Bacteroidota bacterium containing:
- a CDS encoding adenine phosphoribosyltransferase codes for the protein MNELKNYVRNIHDFPKKGIVFRDITTLLKNPAAYHSAVNQIMEKFKDTKIDKVVGVESRGFILGAALAYNLGIGFVPIRKPKKLPAETIREEYQLEYGTDAIEIHKDAILPGENILLHDDLLATGGTINAACKLIEKLGGRIAGISFLIELSFLNGRKLLDKYDVHSLICYDSE